CGAGAGCAGTCGCGAAATCATCGCCGGCCCGACGGACAACAGGCGATCCCTGCAGCTCTCCGGGATTAGCCAATCAAACCCGGTGCGTGCACTCGAGGCTGGCCGAGACCGACAGGCGATTGAATGGTGTTTACCGCGCACTGATTACCGAGATGCGACGTCAGGAAGGCGTGCGGCCCGGCCAGAAGGATCCGCCGTCGGTGGAGCGGCTGCGCGCAGCGCAAAGGAGCTGGCTCGTCTATCGCGACACGGAATGCAGACGTCGCGGTCGCGGGAGCGAAGGTGAGCTGTGGGCGCGACCGCGTGTGGCGTGTCTCGGAGAATTCTCCGTGCGCCGCGCGAACGAGCTCGCCGACAATTTCAGCCGTCTCACCGCGCGGTGAGCAGAGGAACGAGAGCGGCCAAGAAAGGCGGTTGTCAGATCCGCTAGATCCAGCGACGCACGCTCACTTTGTAACTGTTGTATTCGTCGCCGAACTTCTGCTCGAGATAACGCTCCTCGCGCAGAACAACACCGCGGTGCATAACCAGCAGCACGAGC
This sequence is a window from Gemmatimonadaceae bacterium. Protein-coding genes within it:
- a CDS encoding lysozyme inhibitor LprI family protein is translated as MRTRDDIAADSALAADLALANRDTLLIDSIGRFEPPGGLGSDTSLAAIDTVVAPGARPPEIAARPTAVRPAPVPAPVPAPARSRPAAPPAAPPAAPTARPSPPRAVAKSSPARRTTGDPCSSPGLANQTRCVHSRLAETDRRLNGVYRALITEMRRQEGVRPGQKDPPSVERLRAAQRSWLVYRDTECRRRGRGSEGELWARPRVACLGEFSVRRANELADNFSRLTAR